DNA from Drosophila busckii strain San Diego stock center, stock number 13000-0081.31 chromosome 2R, ASM1175060v1, whole genome shotgun sequence:
aatattattaaagccTCAAGCTTTTAttgcacaattaattataatgcagCATTCTGCAGACTCTGAGCTCTTGAAATAATTGTCCATtagtttatttagttattttattcttataaTACAGTAATATTCCTCAATGTATGCAACAGTTTTGAGCACTCAACTAATGCGAAATTATACTTTAATACTATTGCATACTTTCTAGGTATTTAAACACTTTAATTTATGAGttattatcaaatatatattctctTAATAAAATCATCATAAAACTGCCTAATAAATGTTAGTAGCTAAAATTTGagaacaatatttatttcaactgaATCAGCTTACAACTGTATAATTATTATCAGAAGCTCAAGTTGATAGCTATACCcacataaacattttattcgTAATGCCTCTGACTCACTTTAGTAATTTAATACTAGAAATTGCACTTAAACTTACATTTATAGTTTCTGTTGGGCATACACGCTGAGATTCCAAATAATGCGATATAGAATATACGCTTAAATTTTCAgccatattaaattatttacaacgTACTCAAAcgtagcaacaaatataaaactatgACACTTGCAGACTTTCGTACATTACTGACAGATACATTTTTGGGCCTGCagtatattttgatatttgctGATCAgacaaattaacattaatttgtaatgctcttgactaaaaaaaatgttatgagCTTGGGAATGCCCTTTAATATGTAATGGGTATATATGAACAActaatttctaattatttaattttaatgaaagaTTCGTCCAAGCTTCGCACTGATTTTTGTTTCGTTAtgatttttattcatttaaatctTTAGTCTATGATACCTTTATACTTTACTTTTATACAGAGTATAACAGATATGTATATCAACCTGTCAGCAGTCAATTTGATTATGCTTAGAATTGATTTATTCAACTATCAGTGCAAATTAgcacttgaaataaattaaattgaatagaGTGAGCTACTCTGAGCTTATATGCGCCAAAGCTCTTCTAAGGTGTAGAAAAACGTTGAAAagcttttgattaattaacatcaatatgaataaaaataaatacttttgacAATGGCATTCATtataaaaatgattgcaatttgttataatgAATTGACAAGACAAAGCGCCGTCACATCATATAAAGCAGTTATATTGAGTTTTTTATATGAATGTATGCGTCTTGACTAAAGTGGATTTCTTATCGCTCATGGGGTTTTGAATGATAAGCTTATGCCAACACTTGTTAAATACTCATGACACAGTAACAATGGCAGGGGAGAGATAAAGTGCGCTTACTTTACAAGTACGCTGGCATTATGACATTATTCAATTATGACGGATTACAGAGCGAAAATATCTGTATACTACTGCATGTATAAGTGTATAGCAGCGCCGGCAATGCAAGCCAACGTAACTAATCAATATTGCATTGCAGTACtgtaaataaatctataagttaaatcaataatcaataaacaattaacCTCTAGATTAATGATTaaatcttatttttatatatattatttgtattttcccAGCGTTACTTTAATGTATCTTTACTGTATTGCTATATTTTGCATATGACGTTTTAtccacaaattgttttaataaacaaacgacAATATTGTTGAACAAATTAACACCTTTTAAGTTATTGCCAAATCATAGTTCAacttattttttcatatttttcatattgtgGGTGTTAGACAAAACGTGCCTGTGCAATTTAATATACtcaatagtttaaatttacCAAGTCACTAATGCAAATACAGGAAATTTTTGATATGGTTGAGCACTACCAAAATAAACTACCTTATTAAcacatttgttaaacaaaactcACCTTTTATGCAGGATCAACTAACACATTGACAGGAATAAACAGCTGAGCGCTGCCTTGGGTATGGgcgtgtttgtgtatgtgtgtgtacacacgCACGTGTAACGTCTGGtctgcttgtgtatgtgtgtgtgtgtgtgttcgcgtCAATGAAACGTCGATAAAAATGCTTATTTTCGTGCTGACGCTTACTTTTGCGCTACAATTAGTTTTAACTTTAGCActttaattgttaagctattgttttaaaaaagtaCTGTATACGCGTTTGTATGTAAAAACGTTTaatgtatgtaaaataaaCTGTCACGAACacatttgtacatatatttgcaaaatacaACTATAAAGCATCTCACGCCCGCGAAACAATTTCTTTGCTatgcaatttcattaatttcacATTTTCACTGTTTGCATAATTGGCAAAGTATGTATTACATATATGACACCAAGTCTGCAGCACTATGTTATGAATTGTACTATTATTAAATagaattacatatatatgtttggcGACGAGGGACCGTTCTGTCTGCGCTGCTGTTATGGTGCGAAAAGTTCGGCATGAGACAAAAAGTGTTGCTGACTCTATTGCACACTACAACACAAATTATTCGTTACTACTCGATATGCTGAGCTATCGACATTAATTTATCGATAACTAATTCAAAGTGAAGGCGCTCATTTTAGCACATGAAATTACTGAATGAAAACATACTAcatacaataaacaattttaaattaaactaatcaGAAACACCCACAATAGACTAGGTCTAACGAACAAATATAAtgatatataatacataagcTCCAACGTCTGCAGGCTGACCTCGAATAAGACTTCCTAGGCAATTCACGTTCCTACAAATGCGCATTGTGCAATAGGAATGTTCCACACTATTTttacataaacaaacacagGCACCAATTGAATTTGCACACTTTTCAGttaaaaagtttgttgtttctttattCTAAGACGCGATTATCCACTCTAAACTAGAACAAATAAGCGACCTGGAATTTATAGCTTGACGGGCTTGGGCTTGCCCTGCTGGGAGGCAACGCGCTCCTTATAGCGCTTGACAGCCTCGACGCGGGAAAGATTTCCCTTGCGTGCATAACGCTGGTTGATCAGAA
Protein-coding regions in this window:
- the LOC108595648 gene encoding 60S ribosomal protein L29, translating into MAKSKNHTNHNQNKKAHRNGIKRPMRKRHESTLGMDVKFLINQRYARKGNLSRVEAVKRYKERVASQQGKPKPVKL